AAGAGGCAAATACAGAGGATCGGGAGAAATCCAAGTAGTGCAATGCGAAGCAAATTCTGAATGGAGTGATTTAGTCAACAGCTTACGCTGTTATGCATTTTCATATCAGCATAACATCATTTTATGGGATTAACGTATGAGATCAGTTGTATCTACTATAGGGCTCTATAATGTAgccggtcaaaaaaaaaaaaaaaaaaaagggggaaaagtaTGAGCTCAGACGATATTATACTGATGGATGTATCAGCTGTCTCCTTGACATGGGTTGTAGTTGATGGTCGATCCCTATATTAAATGGTTTATATGTCCTAATCTACTTTTATCTATGGGAGAACCGTTGTGCCGAGGCAGCTTCCCCGTAGGTTCCAGTCTGGTTAGCGCGCAAGGCTTCCCCCGCGCTACAGGATGCAGAAAGGTTAGATGTACAACGCTTTACCCCTCTCCAGGGAGGGTTGTTTCCCTGTTTCGGATTTGTTCTATCAGGGCATAATGGGACGCTGTTGCCGTtgctcatcaaaaaaaaaaaaaaaaactgacttTCATGTAATCTCCCTAGGTGCtaaacataaataaataaacaaataagagCAGCCTAAAGAGTCCGGTTTGTGCACGTGCATCTCTTGATATTTACTTTCGTGCCCCCTTAATGAAATTGGACATTGCTTTTGTTTCTTACTtttagtttttaaaataaaaataaattgaggTGAAAATATTTGTTGCtattatcttttttatattcttaaaaaatatattcattatgtctaaaagtataaaattttttcttttattatttttaaaatgagtaatATATTTTATCACCATCATGGGCATTACCTCTAGCTCAATTATTGTCATGAGCACCATCGCATTGTCGCCGTCATTGTTATTATTTCCACTACTATTCTTGTTATAGCTACTATTGTCTGCATCATCATTAGCATTATCATTCGATCATTACTACTGTCATTATAATTTTCGTAACATTATTATTATCATTACCATCGCCACCACATCATTGATATCCTCTTACAATTGCTACCGCCATACTACTAGCTCGTCCTTTCCATCATCGCTGCCACAACCACCACTGATTTCTGCCACAATATTATAGTCTCAATTATcatgattatatttatatttctaaaaataattgactgtctcaaatatatttatatttttaaaaattaaaaataaaataaaaataaaattttagttttatttgtaaaaatttaaaaaaaatattactaaatagatatgatttatgaaaagaAATATGCAATATCCTAAATGGACAGATAAGACACTAAAAATTGCacttcgagatgagtatgattaACAAAAGAATCATGCCTAGAACAAAATAGATGGGGATGctggataaaattaattaaaaaataattttactaacatctaatatatttttcatatttagaTCCATTTATCATTGCTATACGTAGTAGAATTTCTATTTGTAAAGTCTTCACGGATGGAGTAACTATTTAGTATTGAAAATAACAATAAAAGTTAGTACATTGCACTTTCaattatctaattatttatgCTGTCAAAAACTATGTATTCTTATATAAATTATCTAGTTAATatttagttaaaataaaatataatataataatattaagcTTTGGCTTAAGTATGGAAGCAccatgtcataatattattatggtACAATagcattatattattataatatcacattacaaatataaaataatataatacttatattattttattgtatatTTGTTGTTGTATCATATTATTAAAAATTGTTATTACCAAATATTGTTagcttataaattatttaaaaattattttttattaaaaaaaaatcgttGCGAGAATTCTAGCCCGGTCTCAACCGAAAAAATGGTCGGCAACATATTTCAAACAAAGCTTTGACCTACGAGTTCGAGTTTTTATCTAgtagattttttttcaatttttaaagaACCATAAAATTGTTTTAAAATTCTTATCAGGCACCTCAAAATCATCCAAAGGAAATCCTagcccttaaaaaaaaattttaaaaaaaaggacCCCCTACAGGCAATGCCAAATTGTGTTTTACAAGCATCAAAAAGACATGCTTCCATATGCTGGAACTTAACCAAATGAATTTACTTGTAACTCGCACGAGTAAAATCACCTCGtatggttagaatcaaagatcaggACCAAGTTACAAGAAAATATAAAGCTCGTTAAAGAAAGATTCTACCCAACAACAAGAATAGGCATAAAAGAATAGATCAAAAGTTGTTGGCACAGAGATTAGTTCGTTTAACCACCATGCTGCTACCCATTAAAGCCTCTTTCCTAGCATGAGCAGAACTGCTATCATACGATGGACACCTCTCTTCAAATAACATCTCAGATAGTTTTATAGTAAAGCCTCAAAAGACAAATATTTGGTACAAGGTGACAGGAGAAAATCGTTGGACTGACGTTGCTACATCTTCAAGAGCAACCCAACACCTTCCATGAACGTCCCCCCATAGCATGACTGGCTGGTCATGATATCTTTCTTGAGAGATTCTTCATTCCAGATCCCACACATTTGAGTATGACGGTGTTTGTTGTTGGGTCAGGCTTGATTACAAACTTGACACCAAGAAAATCTCTAATATTTCTAAGTGTTTCTATACCGTATGGTGTGAGCTTTCCCACACGAACCTTGGATACATCCGGGGGGCATAGTGCGCAAAGAAGAAACAGTAAGCCCTGCAAACAAGATCAAAACACACATTAACCCTCAGAATCGAAAATAAAATTGCCAAAGTGCTTTATGTCCAAACATACATGCCTTCTGATAAACTTTAACCTTGTTAACCAGATATCTCATATAAAGCTCAAGCTAATCAATCAATAAAATcagagatatatatttttttttaggtaAACCTGATGAAGATGAATGTCTAAACGTCAAACCACAAACAGAGTATGAACTTTGTGTCTGCACTTTTTTCAGATTGTGCTTTCATTTTTCAATTTAATCATGAGAAGCCTTAACCATCATTTTTATATCTGACTATTGAACACAATCCAAAAGGATATCATCCATCAGACCGTGTATCACATACCATGTTGGCAATCCTGAATTTCTGATGAACTGTTGATTCCCTAACCGGGAAAAGTCTAACTAcgtgaaattttttttggaacTTTATGCAATAATATGATGCTTATTATGAGGGAAGAAGAGCATAATATGCATTGCACCTGGTGTGTTGAATCTACCACCCCTCCTTGCTCTATCTCCCCAAGCAGCATTGAAGCAACTTGAACGCCAACGTCTTCAGGAGGCATCAGCTCTGGTTTCTCATCAGAATCTTCAAATTCTTCCATTTCATCAGCTTTTGGATAACTTACTGTAGTATCTGCAGAGATCAAGCAGCCTGAAGTAGTCTCTGCAACTAAAGATATGCCATAGCCTGGTGACCTGTCATATAATGGAGCTACTTGTCAAAGTTGAATTAATTTAAGAACCAAGCAAGCATGGGGCATAAAGAAATTTACATTTCAACTAAAACTGGCGATTTCACCCAAGAGTTAAATAACAAATAATTTAGTATCAAATAATCATCTGGCATGAAGGGCAGAAACATTGATACttgaaccaatttatttaggggcaAAATTTATTGTCTGGGATATCTTATTTGTTAGTCATGAATAATGATAACATTGACATCAAACAGGCGCCCAGAAAATTTTGTGAACTCAAACTTCATCGTTCAGATGCTGATCAAGCCTTGTTAGGATGGTCACTAGACCAAAAAATCCAACAAAAATGTTGTGAGATCAAGACAAACGGCCATTTATTTGGTGATGGAACTTTAACAACTCACGTGATATTCATTCCCTTTAGAAAAGATCCATCTAAATTGCTTTTAAAGGGATACACAACATCAACGTTTTTGCTCTACATTTAATATCATGCTTTTACAAGTTATTATAGCAATTAAACAAATATCAGCGCTACTTGAAACTAAAACagcaattaaaaatatatataatataaatcacATTGGGAAGGAATGATACAACAAGCCTTCTTTTCCATATGAGAAGAATATTGGCCAAAATGCATGGCACTAACCTCCAGTAGTATTAGCCATAACCTTCTAGCAAGATGGTAAATCTTCAAACCCACCCCCAAAAGGAAACCCTTGGGCTAGAGAAATGGGAATTATGATATGCATTTGCAAAAATGAGTTGctagaagaaagaaagaggagatagTGAGACAAATGTGGGAAAAACACTCGATGCCATATAGGCAACAAATATTGAAGGCTAAGCCAGTAAATGATAAGATAAGCTCCCCACCATGAGTTAAAGTTTGACATAGCCCCTTAACTGTTTAATTTGGGATGGTGTTAATCACAAAGTCATCTTGCGAGTTTTAGATCGAGAATACTTCCACAAATTTAGTTGATCCAATTTATCAAGAAAGGTTTATGACCACTTCTCCAAATGGTTGGAGAAGATTCCTAATAACAAATTTTGCAGGCATTTGGAATATCATAGGAAATGCACCTTGATTTATTGAGGTTGCCAATAAAAAGTTATCAGGGGAAATCAGACGGACAGAAACAAAACACACACAGACTCATATAGATGTATGTCAGGAAGCTTCAAGGGGTTGTATCATGGAGAGCCATGCTCCCAGTGGTCCTGCCCTTGCTTGTCATGTGCCTGCAGCTGAAGGAGGCTCAGATTTAAGACTAGTAGATGACAAGCATTCCAAAGATGACTTTGAATTGGCAAATCCTCTATAGCCTGATAGAATAGCCTAGGGATGCCCTTAATGACAAACATGCCAAAGGAAGCTTATGTGTGGGGGAGAACTAATAAGTACCCCACCATATCCTTTCTTGTAGAAAGAGGGACCAAActgagaagaagaaagaattagTATGAAAGAAACTCAAGCATTCTGTATTTACTGAAAACATGAAATATCAGTACATGAACTAGTTGAACATAATAAACATAAAACTGCTATTTTGTTTCCAAAATATGTCGGAATCTAATCATCTGGTAATCACCTTATTACCTTAACCTTCTGAATATTGAAATCTTGTTTCTTTTGTTAATTGCAATGATAGGTACACACATATTGAACATAATGTTAATAACTACAAACATATTTATGAGTTCTGATGCTTTTTCAACTCTTTCTAAATCTTTTGGTGCTTGTGACAAGTGATTGTGATTACACCATGCATATTCAGTGCCATCTGATTGATGAGCTAGGCATCTAAAAATTTCAGTATGAAAATAATGATGAgacaatttttttattcataatgtgtgtgtgtgtgtgtgtgtgtatctcatCATGATGATGTAACAACAAGTTGGACCTGGATGTTCTACCACTTTTCTAAGGGAACTTTAACACGTGTTAATAAAACAATATAGCTGAGTTATCATTCTCAAAGCATAAATAGATGGAGAAATGCTATTTGTCATGCAATTCCCAGAATTATAGGACCAACCAGTAAGTTTAAAGACATTTAAACTGGCATCAGCTATGTTAAATGAAAAGGCTAACAGAAGTGGGGACTTGCTGGGATAAGACATAAACCTCCCGCCAGATGGACCAGATCTGTGGTCGGTAAATATATGAACATCCGGAATAAAGCGATTAAAGACTCCACGGGCAGCATATATCATACGATTCCCAATCTGAGGAGACACCCTTGTAGAGAATGTTACTCCTCTAATGCTCTTTATCATTCCTTCATCTATCCAATGAGCTGCCTGTCAGCAGTTCATTTGAAAGCAAACAATCAATCAAAACAATAAACAAAACAACTTTCCACATATGTTTAAACAGAGATTATACTCACTGATAAAGTATTAGGTACAATAGGAACTCCAAGAACAACCTCTCCACCACCAAGAGGAGGAGCACCCCGGCTTTCAATTTTCAACTCCAGTCCTTCTAAAGGAACACCAAAGTGCTTAAGCATGTGCAATGTGGTTGTCCTAAAAGTATCAACACTTGGATCCTTTGAGTCATTTGTAATTCCTGCAAGAAAAGCATTATGTTGCAgtttttctatctcttttttcttttttaaagtaTAGTCAACATTGGTCATTACTGGTAGAAAATAAATCATATGCATTACACAGAAGTAAACTATCTACAAATAGCTTCACCAATATTCCAGTATTCATGACTGGTGATGTATGAGGAGGCTAAATAGTAGGAGAAGCCAGAAGCGAAAGTTTTATTTCCTCAATTTTTAATCCCAGAATTACTGGATGCACTTCAACTTAATTGCTATAAAACAGACCCCTTCAACTCAAAAGTTAACGGCTTATATTGGTGGATAATTGATCAAATATACATGGGAAGTAAAACAATATTCAGATAAGTCTTTGAATCCAAAAATTTACTGCAGCTTGGGGAGACAAGCTGACCTTTTTGAGACttatgatatatttagataacaTTAAACTAAGCTATGAACACATTCCAAGAAGAGATTGCTTGGATATTCTGCCGCAAGTAGTCAACTAACCAGACGCATGTGGAAATACAGGACTTTAATAACTTGATGGATTCAATTTTTTGTGATATGGAAGCAAAAGTTTGTAGGAAAGAATGTTTCAAACCTTTAAGCCTTATGGAAAGGGGCTTCTTCCCGAACAAGCCCAGCAGAATCAGTGGCTCGAGGAAGTACCCAATGGAACGGCTAAGGCCGCAGTCATGCACCAAATGCTTTCCTCCAATCAAAACTCCCGGCTTGTACCGAAGCTTTGTTCCTATTGCACCAAGATATCCCCAACTTGAAGAC
Above is a genomic segment from Elaeis guineensis isolate ETL-2024a chromosome 1, EG11, whole genome shotgun sequence containing:
- the LOC105040095 gene encoding probable RNA 3'-terminal phosphate cyclase-like protein, producing the protein MGKTAYMRLKGSHHLRQRLVLATLSANPIVVEEIRADDSSPGLRTHEASLLRLLEKVSDDCTVEINETGTKLRYKPGVLIGGKHLVHDCGLSRSIGYFLEPLILLGLFGKKPLSIRLKGITNDSKDPSVDTFRTTTLHMLKHFGVPLEGLELKIESRGAPPLGGGEVVLGVPIVPNTLSAAHWIDEGMIKSIRGVTFSTRVSPQIGNRMIYAARGVFNRFIPDVHIFTDHRSGPSGGRSPGYGISLVAETTSGCLISADTTVSYPKADEMEEFEDSDEKPELMPPEDVGVQVASMLLGEIEQGGVVDSTHQGLLFLLCALCPPDVSKVRVGKLTPYGIETLRNIRDFLGVKFVIKPDPTTNTVILKCVGSGMKNLSRKIS